The Flavobacterium sp. HJ-32-4 genome contains a region encoding:
- a CDS encoding outer membrane lipoprotein carrier protein LolA — MKKFLPFFVLLVAVFSASAQDKKAKDLLDEVTAKVKSYDNIVIDFKYSLSNTRENINQESKGNVILKGNLYVLNLMGTTKLFDGKKIYTINPEDEEITISKFDEKDANAITPSKMLTFFNSGYKYYWDIEQNIKGRKIQYIKLVPVGKDQRKEILLGIDVQTKNIYNLIETGKNGTRTTLTVNSFKTNQPLSKNQFTFVESKYPNYYINKLD; from the coding sequence ATGAAAAAATTCCTTCCGTTCTTCGTCTTATTGGTTGCTGTCTTTTCCGCCTCGGCGCAAGACAAGAAAGCAAAAGACCTGCTGGATGAAGTGACGGCCAAAGTAAAATCGTATGACAATATCGTCATCGATTTCAAGTATTCGCTTTCCAATACACGTGAGAACATCAACCAGGAAAGCAAAGGGAATGTGATTCTTAAAGGAAATCTCTACGTACTCAACCTGATGGGTACCACCAAACTCTTCGACGGAAAGAAAATCTATACCATCAATCCGGAAGACGAGGAAATCACGATATCAAAGTTTGACGAAAAAGATGCCAACGCCATCACACCGTCAAAAATGTTGACCTTTTTCAATAGTGGCTATAAATACTATTGGGATATCGAGCAAAACATCAAAGGACGTAAAATACAGTATATCAAGCTGGTTCCGGTTGGAAAAGACCAACGCAAAGAAATCCTTCTCGGGATTGACGTCCAGACCAAAAACATCTACAACCTGATCGAAACCGGTAAAAACGGTACCCGCACGACACTTACCGTTAATTCTTTTAAAACCAACCAGCCATTATCGAAAAATCAGTTTACCTTTGTCGAGAGTAAATATCCCAATTACTACATCAACAAGCTAGACTGA
- a CDS encoding DNA translocase FtsK, whose protein sequence is MAKQQKEKVRNDAAETTPKTWFPRQYQVVLGVLLVLFSLALLLAFVSFFIYGQEDQSAVSQLTDRTAVTGNWLGKFGAYLADIFVYKGFGVGSFLFVRLFFLTGAYLVLDLKVSKLRNTWFWDLYAVAVIAVMMGFFAAFLPELGGVVGYEMNLFLQDYIGKTGTAFVLIFAFVIYLIFKIRISPDSIKALFERTRSEIKEDIASVQSPVADGATAYNLEEFAVDEQDEHHPGPELATAFPIEEEEDIPEPELITKPVSQFEIDREALKPTIGSASELSIDLTPKVVPPPVKPIMDVPAPEEEFVIEKIEEEDIIEENLASKLVEDFGLFDPTLELSNYKFPTIDLLKEYSTSGITINQEELEENKNRIVETLGHYKIDIAQIKATVGPSVTLYEIIPEAGIRISKIKSLEDDIALSLSALGIRIIAPIPGKGTIGIEVPNQKPTMVSMRSVISSAKFQEAEMELPIALGKTISNETFVVDLAKMPHLLMAGATGQGKSVGLNAVLTSLLYKKHPAEVKFVLVDPKKVELTLFNKIERHYLAKLPDTEDAIITDNNKVINTLNSLCVEMDDRYSLLKDAMVRNIKEYNEKFKSRRLNPENGHRFLPYIVLVVDEFADLIMTAGKEVETPIARLAQLARAIGIHLIIATQRPSVNVITGIIKANFPARIAFRVTSKIDSRTILDSQGADQLIGRGDLLYSNGNDVIRVQCAFVDTPEVEKITEFIGSQKAYPNAYLLPEFTGDDDTGIKIDMDISERDPLFREAAEVIVAAQQGSASLLQRKLKLGYNRAGRLIDQMEAAGIVGPFEGSKARNVMIPDLQALEQFFNNEQNDF, encoded by the coding sequence ATGGCAAAACAGCAAAAGGAAAAAGTCCGTAACGACGCTGCCGAAACTACACCCAAAACGTGGTTTCCCCGGCAGTACCAGGTCGTGTTGGGCGTATTGCTCGTGTTGTTTTCACTCGCCCTGCTGTTGGCGTTCGTATCGTTTTTCATTTACGGACAGGAAGACCAAAGCGCCGTTTCCCAACTGACGGATCGCACCGCGGTCACAGGGAATTGGTTGGGTAAATTCGGAGCCTATCTGGCCGACATCTTCGTATACAAAGGATTCGGCGTCGGATCATTTCTGTTTGTACGTCTTTTTTTCCTGACAGGTGCGTATCTCGTACTTGACCTTAAGGTATCCAAATTACGCAACACCTGGTTCTGGGATTTGTATGCTGTCGCCGTTATTGCGGTGATGATGGGTTTCTTCGCCGCCTTCCTGCCCGAGCTCGGCGGTGTGGTGGGATATGAAATGAACCTGTTCCTCCAGGATTATATCGGCAAAACCGGAACAGCGTTCGTGCTGATTTTTGCCTTTGTCATTTACCTGATTTTCAAGATTCGTATATCGCCTGATTCTATCAAGGCCTTGTTCGAGCGTACGCGTTCGGAAATCAAGGAAGACATCGCATCGGTGCAGTCACCGGTTGCCGACGGTGCGACGGCGTATAATCTTGAAGAGTTTGCGGTCGATGAGCAAGATGAACACCATCCGGGTCCGGAACTCGCCACTGCTTTTCCGATAGAGGAGGAGGAGGATATTCCGGAGCCGGAGTTGATTACCAAACCGGTCTCCCAATTCGAAATCGACCGCGAAGCGCTTAAGCCCACTATTGGTTCGGCTTCGGAATTGTCGATCGACCTGACACCGAAAGTCGTGCCGCCGCCGGTTAAGCCTATTATGGATGTTCCCGCTCCTGAAGAAGAATTCGTGATTGAGAAGATAGAGGAGGAGGACATCATTGAAGAAAACCTCGCGTCGAAGTTGGTCGAGGATTTTGGGTTGTTCGATCCTACGCTTGAATTGTCGAACTACAAATTTCCGACCATCGATCTGTTGAAAGAGTATTCGACCAGCGGCATTACCATCAACCAGGAAGAACTCGAAGAGAACAAAAACCGTATTGTCGAGACGCTCGGACACTATAAAATCGACATTGCACAGATCAAGGCAACGGTCGGGCCGTCGGTGACGTTATACGAAATCATACCCGAAGCCGGTATCCGGATTTCGAAAATCAAAAGTCTGGAAGACGACATCGCTCTTTCGCTTTCGGCATTGGGCATCCGGATTATCGCACCAATTCCGGGAAAAGGAACGATTGGTATTGAGGTGCCGAACCAAAAACCGACGATGGTATCGATGCGGAGCGTCATCAGTTCCGCTAAATTCCAGGAAGCCGAAATGGAACTTCCGATTGCACTTGGGAAAACCATTTCCAACGAAACCTTCGTGGTAGACCTGGCGAAGATGCCGCACTTGCTGATGGCTGGTGCGACCGGGCAGGGAAAATCGGTGGGATTGAACGCCGTATTGACGTCACTCCTATATAAGAAGCATCCGGCGGAAGTGAAATTCGTGTTGGTCGATCCGAAGAAAGTAGAATTGACGCTTTTCAACAAGATCGAACGCCACTATCTCGCTAAGTTACCGGATACGGAAGATGCGATCATCACCGACAATAATAAGGTCATCAACACCCTGAACTCGTTGTGTGTGGAAATGGACGACCGCTACTCGCTGTTGAAGGATGCGATGGTGCGGAATATCAAGGAATACAACGAAAAGTTCAAGTCGCGTCGCCTGAATCCTGAGAACGGGCACCGCTTCCTACCGTATATTGTATTGGTTGTCGACGAGTTTGCCGATCTCATCATGACGGCCGGTAAGGAAGTCGAGACACCGATTGCGCGATTGGCCCAATTGGCGCGTGCCATCGGTATCCACCTGATCATCGCCACACAACGTCCGTCGGTGAATGTCATCACGGGTATCATCAAGGCGAACTTCCCGGCGCGTATTGCCTTCCGGGTGACGTCGAAGATCGATTCGCGTACCATCCTTGACAGCCAGGGTGCCGACCAGCTCATTGGACGCGGTGACCTACTGTATTCCAATGGAAATGACGTAATACGGGTGCAATGTGCGTTCGTTGATACGCCGGAAGTAGAGAAGATTACCGAGTTCATCGGATCGCAGAAAGCCTATCCAAATGCGTATTTATTGCCGGAATTTACCGGAGATGACGATACTGGCATCAAAATTGATATGGACATCTCTGAGCGTGATCCGTTGTTCCGGGAAGCTGCCGAAGTCATTGTGGCGGCGCAACAGGGTTCTGCCTCACTTCTGCAACGGAAACTCAAATTGGGTTACAACCGCGCGGGTCGTCTCATTGATCAGATGGAAGCGGCTGGAATCGTCGGACCGTTCGAAGGAAGTAAGGCACGTAATGTCATGATCCCGGACCTGCAGGCGCTCGAGCAGTTTTTTAACAATGAGCAAAATGATTTTTAA
- a CDS encoding diacylglycerol kinase gives MKQDHSFVTGRVKSVRYALVGAWKLLTTEHSIMVQASLGVVLTIAGFFFHIKKEEWLAQTFAIGLVLAVEGVNTAVEKIADFIHPDYHAKIGFIKDIGAGAVFFAAMAALAVCGIIYVPYLMAP, from the coding sequence ATGAAGCAGGATCATTCTTTCGTCACCGGACGGGTGAAAAGTGTTCGGTATGCGCTGGTCGGCGCGTGGAAACTCCTCACCACCGAACACAGTATCATGGTGCAGGCGAGCCTCGGTGTTGTCCTTACGATTGCCGGCTTTTTCTTCCATATCAAAAAAGAGGAATGGTTGGCCCAAACCTTTGCGATCGGGTTGGTGTTGGCGGTTGAGGGAGTGAACACGGCGGTTGAAAAGATAGCCGATTTTATCCACCCGGATTACCATGCCAAGATTGGGTTTATTAAGGATATTGGGGCCGGGGCCGTTTTTTTTGCCGCTATGGCCGCCCTCGCGGTTTGCGGTATTATCTACGTTCCCTACCTGATGGCACCCTGA
- a CDS encoding NADP-dependent isocitrate dehydrogenase → MSDKATILYTITDEAPMLATHSFLPIVQAFAAPAGITVSTRDISLSGRILANFPEYLNEGQRQNDDLAELGAMALLPEANIIKLPNISASVPQLKAAIAELQAKGYALPDYPEDPKTDADKVIKLKYAKVLGSAVNPVLREGNSDRRAPKAVKNYARKNPHSMGAWSPDSKTEVASMTEGDFYGSEQSVTVASDDTFHIEFHGSNGDVKVLKADSPLLAGEVIDSAVMRLSSLTRFVEEQIADAKAKNILFSVHLKATMMKVSDPIIFGAFVDVFFADVFGRFATLFKELGVDTRNGLGDVYAKIAGHPQQQEVEDALATAIANGPALAMVNSDKGITNLHVPSDVIVDASMPAMIRTSGQMWNKDGKPQDTKAIIPDRCYAGVYVATIDDCKKNGAFDPRTMGSVPNVGLMAQKAEEYGSHDKTFQAEGDGVIRVVSGTGSVFMEQPVSKGDIFRMCQTKDAPIRDWVKLAVNRARLSSTPALFWLDEQRAHDRELIAKVQTYLKEYDTNGLDIRILDPIAATKVSLERIRKGEDTISVTGNVLRDYLTDLFPILELGTSAKMLSIVPLMNGGGLFETGAGGSAPKHVEQFVEEGYLRWDSLGEFLALGVSLEHLGQTQQNPKAMVLSETLDAATEKFLENDKSPARKVGQIDNRGSHFYLALYWAQALSNQDKDAELKAIFTPIAAALTENEGKIDAELIGAQGSRQEIGGYYRPDARLTEAAMRPSTTLNTILAQLV, encoded by the coding sequence ATGTCCGATAAAGCTACTATCCTTTACACCATTACCGACGAAGCCCCGATGCTCGCCACCCATTCGTTCCTTCCCATTGTACAAGCCTTTGCCGCACCGGCAGGGATTACCGTTTCGACCCGGGATATCTCGTTGTCAGGGCGAATCCTGGCTAACTTTCCGGAGTACCTGAACGAAGGCCAACGGCAGAACGACGACCTGGCCGAACTGGGCGCCATGGCACTACTGCCCGAAGCGAACATCATCAAGCTGCCGAATATTTCCGCTTCTGTACCGCAGTTGAAAGCAGCGATCGCCGAGTTGCAGGCGAAAGGATATGCATTGCCGGACTATCCGGAAGACCCGAAGACCGATGCTGACAAAGTGATCAAACTAAAGTACGCCAAAGTATTGGGATCGGCCGTTAACCCGGTGTTGCGGGAAGGGAACTCCGACCGTCGCGCCCCGAAAGCCGTTAAGAACTATGCGAGGAAGAACCCGCATAGCATGGGTGCCTGGTCGCCAGATTCGAAGACCGAGGTGGCGAGTATGACCGAAGGCGACTTTTACGGAAGCGAGCAATCCGTTACCGTGGCGTCGGATGACACGTTCCATATCGAATTCCATGGCAGCAATGGTGACGTTAAAGTGTTGAAAGCCGACAGCCCGCTTCTGGCAGGTGAAGTCATCGACAGTGCTGTGATGCGGCTTTCGTCGTTGACACGGTTCGTGGAAGAACAGATAGCCGATGCGAAAGCGAAAAATATCCTCTTTTCCGTACACCTGAAAGCGACGATGATGAAGGTCTCCGATCCTATTATTTTCGGTGCCTTCGTGGATGTGTTCTTTGCCGACGTGTTCGGGCGTTTTGCTACACTGTTTAAAGAACTCGGCGTTGACACACGCAACGGCTTAGGTGATGTATACGCCAAGATCGCCGGTCATCCACAACAACAGGAAGTAGAAGATGCGTTGGCAACTGCTATCGCAAACGGACCCGCCCTGGCCATGGTCAATTCCGATAAAGGCATTACCAACCTACATGTGCCTTCCGACGTGATTGTGGATGCTTCGATGCCGGCTATGATCCGCACATCCGGACAAATGTGGAACAAAGACGGTAAGCCACAAGACACTAAGGCTATTATCCCTGACCGATGTTACGCCGGCGTTTATGTTGCCACCATTGACGATTGCAAGAAAAACGGTGCGTTTGACCCGCGTACTATGGGAAGTGTGCCGAATGTAGGACTCATGGCGCAAAAAGCAGAAGAATATGGTTCACACGACAAGACCTTCCAGGCAGAAGGCGATGGCGTAATTCGGGTGGTATCCGGAACCGGCAGCGTTTTTATGGAACAGCCCGTTTCAAAAGGCGATATCTTCCGCATGTGCCAAACCAAAGACGCGCCGATCCGCGACTGGGTAAAACTGGCGGTAAACCGCGCGCGTTTGTCGAGTACACCTGCCCTTTTCTGGCTTGATGAACAACGCGCCCATGACCGGGAATTGATTGCGAAAGTACAGACGTACTTAAAAGAATATGACACGAACGGACTTGATATCCGCATCCTTGATCCGATTGCGGCAACGAAAGTGTCACTGGAGCGCATCCGTAAAGGCGAAGACACGATTTCGGTGACCGGGAACGTCCTGCGTGACTACCTCACCGACCTCTTCCCTATCCTGGAATTGGGTACCTCCGCCAAGATGTTGTCGATCGTGCCGTTAATGAACGGCGGTGGTCTTTTCGAAACCGGCGCAGGAGGATCAGCCCCTAAACACGTGGAGCAGTTTGTAGAGGAAGGATACCTCCGGTGGGATTCGCTGGGCGAGTTCCTGGCGCTGGGCGTCTCCCTTGAACATTTGGGGCAGACGCAGCAGAACCCGAAAGCGATGGTCCTCTCGGAAACCCTCGATGCCGCCACGGAGAAGTTCCTTGAAAATGACAAATCACCGGCACGAAAAGTCGGGCAAATCGATAACCGCGGTTCGCATTTTTACCTTGCCCTTTACTGGGCGCAGGCGTTGTCTAACCAGGATAAAGATGCAGAATTGAAAGCGATCTTTACGCCAATTGCGGCGGCTCTTACCGAAAACGAAGGGAAAATCGACGCCGAACTGATCGGTGCCCAGGGTTCGCGTCAGGAAATCGGCGGTTATTATCGCCCTGATGCGCGTCTTACCGAAGCGGCGATGCGACCAAGTACCACGCTCAACACGATTTTAGCGCAGTTGGTATAA
- a CDS encoding TonB-dependent receptor codes for MRLFKSSCGWLFLLVSLSAFAQQKYTLSGTVKDASSKETLIGASLYVSETKSGITTNEYGFYSLTLPAGTYHLVISYLGYPSIEKTVELTSDVKLDIDVTSEQQELEEVTINSNSTRTDVRRPEIGVNKLSVQQIKRMPVVLGETDILKSILQLPGVTNAGEGASGFNVRGGAADQNLVLLDEATIYNTSHLFGFFSVFNTDAIKDLKLYKGGIPARYGGRVSSVLDIYQKEGNQNEFHANGGIGLISSRLLAEGPIEKGRGSFLAAGRASYAHLFLKATGNANSAYFYDLNTKLSYRLNSQNNLFLSGYFGRDAFDISDNFNNLYGNAVLNLRWNHLFSDRLFSNLSLIYSDYYYGLTLNFIGFQWDSGIRNYNIKYDFKYYLNEKTKLSYGLNAIYHDFNPGEISPSGADSGINPRALEHKYAVEPALYLEAEQQLTDRLSVDYGLRWSFFYRMGAQNLNQYADNRAVVYNPELGIYEKADPIGVRYYGTGDRISSFSNAEPRFALSYQLNDNTSIKAGYIRMAQYLHLISNSQSPTPLDVWAPSDQYLKPQLQDQWSMGYFRNFIESDYSLETEVFYKTLQNRVDYIDGADLIANEAIEQVVLPGRARAYGWEVMLRKNSGRLNGWIAYTLSRSEQRTPGRDSNEPGINNGEWYKTPYDKLHNLAITSSYKWNERWQFSANFTLQSGQPVTFPNGQYEYQGIIVPSYGLRNENRLPAYHHLDVAATYVPRKRPGQRYDREWVFGIYNLYNRMNAASISFRQNEDTGRNEAVRLSIFGIVPSVTFNFKF; via the coding sequence ATGCGCTTATTTAAAAGTAGTTGCGGATGGCTGTTCCTCTTGGTATCGCTCTCCGCCTTTGCACAGCAAAAGTATACCCTTTCGGGTACCGTCAAAGATGCCTCTTCAAAAGAAACACTCATTGGTGCGAGTCTGTACGTCTCAGAGACGAAGTCGGGCATTACCACCAATGAGTACGGTTTTTACTCGCTGACCCTACCGGCGGGTACGTACCATCTGGTCATAAGCTATCTCGGCTATCCGAGTATCGAAAAGACCGTGGAGTTGACCTCGGATGTAAAACTAGACATTGATGTCACGTCCGAACAACAGGAATTGGAGGAGGTTACCATCAATTCCAACAGTACACGTACGGATGTGCGGCGGCCTGAAATTGGCGTCAACAAACTAAGCGTACAGCAAATCAAGCGGATGCCGGTGGTGTTGGGTGAAACTGACATCCTGAAATCCATCCTTCAATTGCCGGGCGTTACCAATGCCGGCGAGGGGGCATCAGGGTTCAACGTACGCGGGGGCGCCGCTGACCAAAACCTGGTGTTGCTGGATGAAGCGACGATTTACAACACCTCCCACCTCTTTGGCTTTTTCTCCGTTTTCAATACAGACGCCATCAAAGACCTGAAACTCTATAAAGGCGGCATCCCGGCGCGTTATGGCGGGCGGGTTTCATCGGTATTGGATATCTATCAAAAGGAGGGAAATCAAAATGAATTCCATGCCAATGGTGGCATCGGACTCATCTCAAGTCGTTTATTGGCGGAGGGTCCTATTGAAAAAGGACGGGGTTCGTTTCTGGCGGCTGGCCGTGCTTCCTATGCCCACCTGTTCCTGAAAGCAACCGGAAATGCCAATTCAGCCTATTTTTATGACCTGAATACCAAACTCAGCTACCGTCTTAACAGCCAGAACAATCTGTTCCTGTCAGGCTATTTCGGACGCGATGCCTTTGATATCAGTGACAACTTCAACAACCTGTATGGCAATGCAGTATTGAACCTTCGCTGGAACCACCTTTTCTCGGACCGGTTGTTCTCTAACCTCTCCCTTATCTACAGTGACTACTATTACGGTTTGACATTGAACTTTATCGGATTCCAATGGGATTCAGGTATTCGCAACTACAACATAAAGTACGACTTTAAATATTACCTGAACGAGAAAACGAAATTGTCGTACGGATTGAACGCCATTTACCACGATTTTAATCCGGGGGAAATTTCGCCTTCGGGAGCCGACTCGGGCATCAATCCACGGGCGCTCGAACACAAATATGCTGTAGAGCCGGCACTCTATCTGGAAGCCGAGCAACAGTTGACCGACCGTCTGTCGGTGGATTACGGCCTGCGGTGGAGCTTCTTCTATCGCATGGGAGCCCAGAACCTAAACCAATATGCCGATAACCGCGCCGTTGTGTACAATCCGGAGTTGGGGATTTATGAGAAAGCCGATCCGATTGGGGTGCGGTATTACGGAACCGGCGATCGCATCAGTTCTTTTTCGAATGCCGAGCCACGCTTTGCCCTGTCTTACCAACTCAATGACAATACGTCGATCAAGGCAGGATACATCCGTATGGCACAATACCTGCACCTGATCTCGAACAGCCAGTCGCCTACTCCGCTGGACGTATGGGCACCGAGCGACCAATACCTGAAACCGCAGTTACAGGACCAGTGGTCGATGGGCTACTTCCGGAACTTCATCGAAAGTGATTATTCACTCGAAACCGAAGTCTTCTATAAAACACTACAAAACCGCGTCGACTATATCGACGGTGCCGACCTGATCGCCAACGAGGCCATTGAACAGGTCGTGCTGCCGGGCCGCGCGCGTGCCTATGGTTGGGAAGTGATGCTGCGCAAGAACAGCGGCCGCCTGAACGGCTGGATCGCCTATACCCTTTCGCGTTCGGAACAACGCACACCGGGCCGCGACAGCAACGAACCGGGTATCAACAACGGAGAATGGTATAAGACTCCCTATGATAAACTGCATAACCTTGCCATCACCAGCTCCTACAAATGGAACGAACGCTGGCAGTTTTCCGCCAATTTCACCTTGCAGTCGGGGCAACCTGTAACCTTTCCGAACGGGCAGTACGAGTACCAGGGCATCATCGTGCCGAGCTACGGACTGCGGAACGAAAACCGCCTTCCGGCCTACCACCACCTTGATGTGGCCGCTACGTATGTACCTCGCAAACGCCCCGGACAGCGGTACGATCGGGAGTGGGTGTTTGGTATTTACAACCTCTATAACCGCATGAACGCAGCCTCGATCTCGTTCCGGCAAAATGAAGACACGGGCCGAAACGAAGCCGTACGCCTGTCAATATTCGGGATTGTTCCCAGTGTTACCTTTAATTTCAAATTCTAA
- the tpx gene encoding thiol peroxidase — translation MSTVTLGGNAVMTSGQLPQNGTAAPDFKLVKNDLSVAKLADFKGSKLVLNIFPSVDTGTCAASVRKFNEKASSLENTKVLCISKDLPFAQKRFCAAEGLDNVINLSDFRDGSFGKTYGVDFTTGPLEGLLSRCVVVIDENGIVQYAEQVAETADEPNYEAALAAL, via the coding sequence ATGTCTACAGTAACATTGGGCGGCAATGCCGTCATGACCAGCGGGCAACTGCCACAGAACGGCACTGCGGCCCCTGATTTTAAATTGGTAAAGAACGATCTTTCTGTCGCCAAACTGGCTGATTTCAAAGGCAGTAAGCTCGTATTGAATATCTTCCCGAGTGTCGATACCGGCACCTGTGCCGCTTCCGTTCGCAAATTCAACGAAAAGGCGTCGTCACTTGAGAACACGAAAGTGCTTTGCATTTCGAAAGACCTGCCGTTCGCACAAAAGCGTTTTTGTGCAGCAGAAGGACTCGACAACGTCATCAACCTGTCGGACTTCCGTGACGGTAGTTTCGGAAAAACCTATGGCGTCGATTTTACCACTGGTCCATTGGAAGGATTGTTGTCACGCTGCGTAGTTGTTATCGACGAAAACGGAATCGTGCAATACGCTGAACAGGTGGCCGAAACGGCGGATGAGCCGAACTATGAGGCAGCCCTCGCGGCACTGTAA
- a CDS encoding class I SAM-dependent RNA methyltransferase yields the protein MEDNFTMIAKTFFGFEEILAKELRNLGAQQVEIGTRMVRFVGDKGFMYKANLSLRTALKILKPIAGFRAFNDLQLYKGIQSIDWSELLGAEETFVIDATVHSDRFRHSQFVAQKCKDAIVDQFREKTGQRPSIDKEFPHLRINVHIDREQCSVALDTSGASLHHRGYRTATNIAPINEVLAAGMLLLAGWDGQGDFLDPMCGSGTILAEAAMIACNIPANINRKEFAFEKWKDWDSVLFETIVSSLLKKTREFHYTINGYDKAPSAVLKAKDNLKNANLDDYVTVTERNFFDSEKEVRGPLLMVFNPPYGERLDIDIERFYRELGDTLKQSYPNTHAWFITANAEALRFIGLKPSRKIKLFNGGLESRFVKFEMYEGSKKGKYLSQPDNE from the coding sequence ATGGAAGACAATTTCACGATGATTGCCAAAACCTTCTTCGGCTTCGAAGAAATACTGGCGAAGGAACTGCGCAACCTCGGCGCCCAGCAGGTCGAGATCGGTACCCGCATGGTGCGGTTTGTGGGCGATAAAGGCTTTATGTATAAGGCCAACCTATCGTTGCGTACGGCCTTAAAAATATTGAAACCCATTGCGGGTTTTCGCGCGTTCAACGACTTGCAATTATATAAAGGAATACAGTCGATCGACTGGAGCGAATTGCTGGGTGCGGAAGAAACCTTCGTCATCGACGCCACGGTGCACTCGGACCGTTTCCGTCATTCGCAGTTTGTTGCACAGAAATGCAAGGATGCCATCGTCGACCAGTTTCGTGAAAAGACCGGACAACGGCCCTCTATCGATAAAGAATTTCCCCACCTGCGGATCAATGTGCACATCGACCGGGAACAGTGTTCGGTAGCGCTCGACACTTCCGGCGCATCGCTCCACCATCGGGGTTACCGAACGGCTACGAATATCGCACCCATCAATGAAGTGTTGGCCGCCGGAATGCTTTTGCTGGCAGGTTGGGACGGGCAGGGTGACTTCCTCGACCCGATGTGCGGAAGTGGTACCATCCTGGCGGAAGCCGCGATGATCGCCTGTAACATTCCTGCCAACATCAACCGTAAGGAGTTTGCGTTTGAGAAATGGAAGGACTGGGACAGCGTGCTCTTCGAAACCATTGTGTCGTCTTTATTGAAGAAGACACGCGAATTCCATTATACGATCAACGGCTACGATAAGGCACCCAGCGCCGTCCTGAAAGCCAAGGATAATTTGAAGAATGCCAACCTCGACGATTATGTCACGGTAACTGAGCGGAATTTCTTCGACAGCGAAAAAGAGGTGCGGGGTCCGCTTTTGATGGTGTTCAATCCGCCGTATGGCGAGCGACTCGATATTGATATCGAACGCTTTTATCGGGAGTTGGGCGACACGCTGAAACAAAGCTATCCGAATACCCACGCCTGGTTTATAACGGCGAATGCGGAGGCGTTGCGTTTCATCGGACTCAAGCCTTCCCGTAAAATCAAACTGTTCAATGGCGGTCTCGAATCGCGTTTCGTCAAGTTCGAAATGTATGAGGGCAGCAAGAAAGGAAAGTATCTAAGTCAACCTGATAATGAGTAA